Genomic segment of Candidatus Omnitrophota bacterium:
ATATCCTGCCCAGACATAATCCTTGGGGTCATTCACCAGCCCTGCCTTTACAGGATTTAAATCAATATACCTGGTGCACGCAAAAAAATACCATTCATCCAGGATCATAAAACTCTTGAACCTGCCTTGAAAAACATGCCCGACATAGTTGTATTTATAATTAAAATATTTGGCATAGCCCTTACCGATATGCTCCATTGCTTTGGAAACATCCCCATTCTCTTCTACACCAACGAGCAAATGAACATGATTATTCATAAGCACATAATTATAGACCAGAACAGAAAATGTCTTTCGCGCCTCTTCCAACAAATACAAATATTGCTGAAAATCCTTTGGTTCACGAAAAATGATCTGTTTATTATTTCCCCTGGTAACAAGATGGTAGACATAACCGGGCTTCCAAAAACGGTTAGGACTTGGCATGGAAAACTCCTGTTAATTATTTAGGGGAATTGAAAAACAAGAACTACATTCGGGGATAAATTAAACTACCACAAAAAGAAGGTGGCGTCAAGAAGGTAGCACCTGCCTTCTTTTGAGAAGGCAGGTGCTACCTTTCTCTTCCCTCAAAAGAAAACCCCCGTCGGGGAATCCCCGACGGGGGTTTGTAATGCCATGAACTGATCCCTCGCTCGTTGGCTCGGGATTAATTCGCACAGTGACTTATGTCACTCTCGTTCCATAAGTCACGTGCTCATTAAAAGTTCACGTTCACATGAGCCAATGCCTGACTGGCAACACTGTCATTAGCACTATTGAACGTTTTGCCAGGAACGAACCAGCCCAAGCTTAACCCGAACGTAACATCTTCGGTATAAGCATAGTTGACGTTGACATCGTATTCATTACCGAGGTCTTTTTTACCGGTGGTGGCAAAGGTCGGCGTGGCCGTGCCATCCGCTTGAAGGGTCGGCATGCTGTTGCCAATGAGGTTACCAGTACCGACTTTTTTATTCAACCACAAACCGCTCCATGTGGCAGTCGCGGTCACATCCTGTATGGGAGTAGCTTGAACGCCCAGAGCAAAGATGTTGAGGTTGGTCAGGTTAAACAGCGTGTTGTAGATAGTCCCGCTGCCCTGGGCTTCGTTGAACGGATCCCAAGCAGTATAGACGCTCCTAGAACCAGTATTGCTACTGGCAGGGGTCTGACGCTGGTCATCGCCGTTCTTATCCCCGGAAACAAAGGTATAAGAAGCATTGACCACGGGTTTGTATTGCTCCAACACCGGTAAGGTGTAGCTGGCCGTTAATTGCGCGGCCATGGCTTCACGGGGGAGATTATCGCCGCCGACTGTAGCAGAACCAGGGGCCAGCGATTTCGTGCCTCTTTGCCAGGCAATTTCTGCTTGAGTATTCAACCCTTTGATGGGGTTGGTGCTGACACGCAAACCAGGCACATACAAGGTATCACCCTTGTCCGTGACCACGGTGGTATTGTAATGCCCGCCGACTCTGGCGAAGAAGTAACCTTCCACCACGCTGTTCATGGCATCGCCCAACTGATAATTGGCGTTTAACCCATAAACATCGGACTGCCTTTTGTTGGCATTATTAGCACCGGTCAAACCAGCATCAGTACCGGTATTGTTCTTGAAGTACAACAAGTCGATGGTCAAGGGCTTATAATCCAAGATCGCCTTAACACCATCATAGGTGCTTCTAAGGGTCATATCATTGGCGATAGCAGCCAAGTTGCCAGTGGCGACATTGTTAACGCCATCCGTGCCGATGATAAGGTTATTCCCGTAACCGAAGTACTGACGACCAACGCTCACGGTGAGCGGAGAATACAAAAACTCGCGCATCGTGGCATAGGCCAAATACAGCTGGACGTTGGTGTCATTGGCATTGTTATTGGTAGTAGTAGTAGTTATACCACCAGTAGAAGTAGAAGTAATGGTGCTGTGCTCTGCACCCCAACCGCGTTCATTGATCAAACCAACGGTGGTGCTGACATTGTCGCTCAAATCAGCATCAATGCGCACTGTGGTTTGGGTGATGAAAGCGTTCTGGTTTCTCAAACCATTTTCACCGCCACCCTGAGTTAGAACCTTTGAACCAAGGTTAAAGTGCTGACGACTGATATACGTGGAGTCAATGGCACCACTGACTTTCACGTTTTGAACAGCGGCGAACGCCGGAGTGGCCATAAGAGCCGCTAAGGCAACCGCTAATAGAACTTTATGTCTCATTTGTTCCTCCCAAGAAGTTGCACGAGTCATCCCCGAATGCTTTAATCGGGGATCCATTTCTGGATTCCCGCTTTCGCGGGAATGACATTTCGTATATATATTCTAGGATCTATAGGCCTAGGAAAATAACAACATAGACCCCTAACGGAGATTCCTGCCCTTGCTATTAATCCCTCCTTTCGTGGGCATCATTGAAATCACCAGGGTGGAAAGTGACTAAATTCTGTCATACGCGTATGACGATGTCAAGAAAATTTAATAAAATTTTCCGCCAAAGGCGGATCAGCCTCCGGCTGATAATAAAGCGCTTTCCCGGGCTTTTTATAGAGGAAACTTGACAGGATCATCATAGGTGAAGGCGCGGGTGTCCTCGTCGTATTCGTGGAGCTTGGGAAGGATGAGATCGCGCTCGTGGGGGTCCCTGTTCCCCTCAATATGCGCTTTGAACTCGGAAGGAAAAGCGTTGATAATGCTGGGGATAAGCAGGGATTCCTGTGTGGGTAGAAAACAGCGATTCTGATTGGTACAGCGGCCGCTGATCTCAAAGATGGCCTCAAGATCGTCCTTGGAGCCGTGCCCGAATTCAACCTTTTTTAGGTATTCGGTGATCTGGGCCGTGCCCTGGTTGCAGGGCACGCATTGGCCGCAGGAGCTTTTGGCCAGGAAATTGGAAAATTTAAGCGCTGCCTGCACCATACATGCGCTTTGGTCATAGACAATGAATCCGGCCGAGCCCAAACCGCCCCCTGCCTTCTTCAAAGACCCGAAATCCAGGGGTGTCCCGAACCTTTCAGGGGTCACCACTCCGCTCGCCACACCGGAAAACGCGGCTTTTAGGGAAAATCGCCCGCTTGGGCCGCCTGCGATATCATATAGAAGCTGTTTGAGGGTCACTGTTCCGGCCGGGACCTCATAAATGCCCGGACGCTTGATATCTCCGCAAACCGTACATATGACTGTTCCGGGGGTATCCTGGGACCCGACTGATTTAAAGTCGTCCGCCCCTTTCTTAAATATATATACTGCCTGGCAGAAACTCTCCACATTATTGACACAGGTCGGATTGAGGGAATCAGGCTGGAAATTGATCCCCTGAATGTAGGGCGGGATATTGCGCGGCATGGGGTAGCGGCCGTCAATGGACTCCAGCAGTCCTTTTTCCTCGCCAAAAAGGTATTCATCCGGGCCCAGATGGATCTTGATCAGGCCCTTGGGGAGCATCCCTGCCTCTTCCATCTCCAAACGCGCGGCAAAAAGCCGGTGGACCTGGGGCTTATACTTTTTCTTGATGCCGATATAGGCTTCTTTGGCGCCGATGGCGTAAATGGCAATGGCGATCCCTTCAAAGAGATGATAGGGGTTTTTGAGGATTAAATAACGGTCTTTGTAGGTGCCGGGCTCGCCTTCGGAGAAGTTGCAGACGACATATTTTGTGGGACACGGCTCGTTGCGCACCCCGGCCCATTTGATGGCGGTGGGAAACCCGGCGCCGCCGCGGCCGCGCAGATTTGCCTTCTTGATCTCCCCGATGACGTCAAGGGGCGACATGGAAAGGGCGCGCGCATAGGCCTTGCCTCCGCCTTGAGCGATATAATCACTAAGAGAATTGAGGGCTTTCAGGTCTTGCGGAAGGATCCGGCGGCATTCTAAGGGATGCATCATATAAAATTAGGCAGGCCCGGGCGTCGGGTCATCGGTCAAATGATGCTTGATCACCTTTCCCTCAACGATATAGATGACGTCTTCGGCGATATTGGTGGCATGATCGGCAATGCGTTCAAGGTTACGGGTCACCAGGATCATGTCCACCGCGCGGGTGACCTTCTTGGGGTCCTGCGTTATATGCGCGAGCATGTCCTGGAAGATCTGATGATTGAGCGCGTCCACTTCGTCGTCGCGCAGGCACACATTTTTAGCCAGCGGCACATCATTGGTCACGAACGCGTTGATGCTGTCCTTGAGCATCTGCTGGGCCAGCGCGGCCATGTGCGGGACATCCGTGAGGGTCTTTCCCGACGGGATATTCAACAGGTTCAGGGCTTCCTGCGCGATATTGACCGACAGGTCCCCCATGCGTTCAAGGTCATTGTTGATCTTCATGCTATAGGCGATGAAACGCAGGTCCCCTGCCTGCGGCTGGTGCAGGGCCAACAGGCGCAGGCACAAATCGTCGATCTTGACTTCCAACATGTCAATGGCATGGTCGCAGGAGACGACTTTTTTCGCCAGCACTTCATCGCGGCTGACCAGCGCTTTGACCGCGCCGCTGATGGCCTCTTCCACCAAACTGCTCATGTGCAGGAGGTTTTCTTTTAAATTCCGCAATTCTTCGTCAAAATGACGTTCCATAAATGTCCTCGCTTTTTATTATACAACTGATTAACCAAAACGCCCAGTAATATACGCCTCGGTGCGCGGATCTTTAGGGTTGGTAAAGACCTGACCCGTCGGCCCCATTTCAACCAATTCTCCCAGCAGCATATATCCGGTAAAATCCGACACGCGCGCGGCCTGCTGCATGTTGTGCGTGACAATTAAGATCGTATAATCGTTTTTCAGTGTCCGCATCAGGTCCTCAATGTGCGCGGTGGACATGGGGTCCAGCGCCGAGCACGGCTCATCCATCAGCAAAATATCGGGCTTGACCGGCAGGAGCCGCGCGATGCACAGACGCTGCTGCTGTTCCAGGGACAAACTCAATGCCGAGGCATTGAGCCGGTCTTTGAGCACCTCCCAGAGATCCACGGCCCGCAGCGATGCTTCCAGAATTGATCCATATTCGGACGCGGGCGCGGTCTTGTGGATCTTGACGCTGAATAAAATATTTTCAGCCACTGACAGCGCGAACGGGTTGGGGCGCTGAAACACCATGCCGACTTTTTTACGCAGATAGACCAGGTCCGTCTGCGGATCATAAATGTCCGTGCCGCCGATGAGGACCCTGCCCGTCACCCGCACGCCTTCAATGAGGTCGTTCATCCGGTTAAGCGCGCGCAGCAGCGTTGACTTGCCGCATCCGGAGGGCCCGATGAGCGAAGTGATCCGGCGCTCGTCCACCGTCATGCTGATATCGATCAGTCCCTGGAACGCGCCGTAAAAAAGATTCAATTTGTGGGTTTCAATGATCGCAGGCATCAACCGAATCTCCCGGAAATATAACCCTCCGTCCGCTTGTCCGCCGGAGAAGTGAATATCTTCTTGGTCTGGTCCAGCTCAACCAATTCCCCCATCAGGAAGAATGCCGTGCGATCGCCCACGCGCGCGGCCTGTTTGGTGTTATTGGTCACCAGGATCTGGGTGTATTTGTCCTTAAAATGGACCATGGCTTCCTCGATCTTGGCCGTGGAAATAGGGTCCAGCCCCGAACACGGCTCATCATACAGGATAATGTCCGGCTCAACAGCCAGGGTGCGGGCCAGGCACAGGCGCTGCTGCTGGCCTCCGGAAAGGTTCATGGCCTGCGCGTCCAAACGGTCCTTGACCTCGTCCCACAAATACGCGGCCTTCAAGCTGTTCTCAATGGTCCGGCTGATGGACTTTTTGTCCTTGATGCCGTGGCGGCGCAGGCCATAGGCCACATTCTCAAAAATGGTGATGGGCAGGACCGTCGGCAGGGCGAACACCATGCCCACTTTCTTGCGCAGCATCTCAACATCAATGGGCCCGTCAATATCAACGCCGTTGATGGTCACCAGTCCCCGGCGCGAAAAACGCGGATGCGTACCGTCGTTGGAACGGTTCAGGCAGCGCAAAAAGGTGCTTTTGCCGCTGTTGGATGGACCAATGATACTTAAGATCTCGTTGGCCTGAACGCCGAGGGTAATGTTCTTCAATGCCTGGACAGCACCGAAGAATACGTTCAGATCGTCCACCTGTATTTTCAAAGGGTTCACCATTTTTTCTTCTTTCTAAAATGCGCGCGCAAAACGATCGCGACCCCATTCATCGTCAGGACGATCATTAAAAGCACCAGCGCCGTGCCGTAACGGACCTCCAATTTGATATTGGGCACCTGCGTTGAAATGACGTACAAATGATACGGCAAAGCCATGACCTGGTCGAAGACCGAATGAGGCAGTTTGGGCAGGTAAAAAGCGGCGACGGTAAAAAGGATGGGTGCTGTTTCGCCCGCGGCGCGGGAAACCGCCAGGATCATCCCGGTCAAAATGCCCGGCATCGCGTGCGGCAGGACCGCGTGGCGTATGGTGTCCCATTTGGAGGCGCCCAGCGACAAGCTCACCTGACGGAACGATTGCGGCACGCTGTCCAGCGCTTCGCGGGTGGTCGTGATGATGATCGGCACCACCATGATGGCCAGGGTCAGGGAGCCGGCTAAAATGGAAGCGCCGAATTTGAGGAACATGACAAAGATCCCCAGCCCGAAAAGGCCGTACACCACCGACGGAACTCCGGCCAGGTTGATGATGGCCAGCTTGACTAAGCGGGTCAGCCAATTGTCCTTGGCGTATTCGGTCAGGTAAATGGCTGACATCACCCCCAGCGGCAAGGCGAACAGCAGTGTTCCCAAAACCAGATACAGGGTCCCGACGATCGCCGGAAAAATGCCGCCTTCGCGCATGCCTTTTCGCGGCATCTGGGTCAAGAACTCCCACGAAATGGCGTTCCAGCCGTGCTGAATGATAAAAAATAAAATAAGAATGACCGGCAAAACGACGATGACGGTCGCCGCGAACAGGACGGCAAAGGCGATCTTCTCTTTGATATAAGGGTTCCTGATCATTTGGCTTTATGGTGCACCGCGAGGTCCGCGATCAGATTGATAAAAAATGTGATGATAAAAAGCACGATGCCGATGGCAAAAAGCGCGAAATAGTGGTCACTGCCGCGCACGGTCTCGCCCATTTCCGCGGCAATGGTGGCCGTCAGGGTCCTGACCGGTTGAAAGATCGAATCCGGGATGCGCGCGGCATTACCGGTGATCATCATGACCGCCATGGTCTCGCCGATGACGCGCCCGATGCCCAGCATCACCGCCGCCACAATGCCGGACGAGGCCGCGGGCAAAACCACCCGCCATATGGCCTGCCAGCGGGTGGAGCCCAGGGCCAGGGCCGCCTCTTTATACCGCCGCGGCACCGCGTTGAGCGCATCCTCGGCGATGCTGACAATGGTCGGTGTCGCCATGAAGGCCAGCATGACGGCCCCGGAAAAGGCCGTGAGTCCCGTCGGTATATGGAACGTGCTTTTGACCCATGGCACCAGGGTCATCATGCCGATGAACCCCAGCACAACACTTGGAATGGCGGCCAGAAGTTCAATGCCTGATTTTAAGATCTCCTTGATCTTGCCGGAAGCGACCTCGGAGATATACACCGCGCTGGCGATCCCGATGGGAACAGCGATCAGCGTGGCGCCCAGGGTCACCAGCAAAGAACCCGCCATCAGCGGCAAAATGCCGAATTTGGCGGGCGTTGAGATGG
This window contains:
- a CDS encoding transposase, whose product is MPSPNRFWKPGYVYHLVTRGNNKQIIFREPKDFQQYLYLLEEARKTFSVLVYNYVLMNNHVHLLVGVEENGDVSKAMEHIGKGYAKYFNYKYNYVGHVFQGRFKSFMILDEWYFFACTRYIDLNPVKAGLVNDPKDYVWAGYSTLGCGRRGIVRLDAHDLYCRLDSDPVMRQSVYRSLVFGDHYKDLDLLNRRAGSLRR
- a CDS encoding alginate export family protein, which encodes MRHKVLLAVALAALMATPAFAAVQNVKVSGAIDSTYISRQHFNLGSKVLTQGGGENGLRNQNAFITQTTVRIDADLSDNVSTTVGLINERGWGAEHSTITSTSTGGITTTTTNNNANDTNVQLYLAYATMREFLYSPLTVSVGRQYFGYGNNLIIGTDGVNNVATGNLAAIANDMTLRSTYDGVKAILDYKPLTIDLLYFKNNTGTDAGLTGANNANKRQSDVYGLNANYQLGDAMNSVVEGYFFARVGGHYNTTVVTDKGDTLYVPGLRVSTNPIKGLNTQAEIAWQRGTKSLAPGSATVGGDNLPREAMAAQLTASYTLPVLEQYKPVVNASYTFVSGDKNGDDQRQTPASSNTGSRSVYTAWDPFNEAQGSGTIYNTLFNLTNLNIFALGVQATPIQDVTATATWSGLWLNKKVGTGNLIGNSMPTLQADGTATPTFATTGKKDLGNEYDVNVNYAYTEDVTFGLSLGWFVPGKTFNSANDSVASQALAHVNVNF
- a CDS encoding NADH-ubiquinone oxidoreductase-F iron-sulfur binding region domain-containing protein, which encodes MMHPLECRRILPQDLKALNSLSDYIAQGGGKAYARALSMSPLDVIGEIKKANLRGRGGAGFPTAIKWAGVRNEPCPTKYVVCNFSEGEPGTYKDRYLILKNPYHLFEGIAIAIYAIGAKEAYIGIKKKYKPQVHRLFAARLEMEEAGMLPKGLIKIHLGPDEYLFGEEKGLLESIDGRYPMPRNIPPYIQGINFQPDSLNPTCVNNVESFCQAVYIFKKGADDFKSVGSQDTPGTVICTVCGDIKRPGIYEVPAGTVTLKQLLYDIAGGPSGRFSLKAAFSGVASGVVTPERFGTPLDFGSLKKAGGGLGSAGFIVYDQSACMVQAALKFSNFLAKSSCGQCVPCNQGTAQITEYLKKVEFGHGSKDDLEAIFEISGRCTNQNRCFLPTQESLLIPSIINAFPSEFKAHIEGNRDPHERDLILPKLHEYDEDTRAFTYDDPVKFPL
- the phoU gene encoding phosphate signaling complex protein PhoU, with translation MERHFDEELRNLKENLLHMSSLVEEAISGAVKALVSRDEVLAKKVVSCDHAIDMLEVKIDDLCLRLLALHQPQAGDLRFIAYSMKINNDLERMGDLSVNIAQEALNLLNIPSGKTLTDVPHMAALAQQMLKDSINAFVTNDVPLAKNVCLRDDEVDALNHQIFQDMLAHITQDPKKVTRAVDMILVTRNLERIADHATNIAEDVIYIVEGKVIKHHLTDDPTPGPA
- the pstB gene encoding phosphate ABC transporter ATP-binding protein PstB; this encodes MPAIIETHKLNLFYGAFQGLIDISMTVDERRITSLIGPSGCGKSTLLRALNRMNDLIEGVRVTGRVLIGGTDIYDPQTDLVYLRKKVGMVFQRPNPFALSVAENILFSVKIHKTAPASEYGSILEASLRAVDLWEVLKDRLNASALSLSLEQQQRLCIARLLPVKPDILLMDEPCSALDPMSTAHIEDLMRTLKNDYTILIVTHNMQQAARVSDFTGYMLLGELVEMGPTGQVFTNPKDPRTEAYITGRFG
- a CDS encoding phosphate ABC transporter ATP-binding protein, whose product is MVNPLKIQVDDLNVFFGAVQALKNITLGVQANEILSIIGPSNSGKSTFLRCLNRSNDGTHPRFSRRGLVTINGVDIDGPIDVEMLRKKVGMVFALPTVLPITIFENVAYGLRRHGIKDKKSISRTIENSLKAAYLWDEVKDRLDAQAMNLSGGQQQRLCLARTLAVEPDIILYDEPCSGLDPISTAKIEEAMVHFKDKYTQILVTNNTKQAARVGDRTAFFLMGELVELDQTKKIFTSPADKRTEGYISGRFG
- the pstA gene encoding phosphate ABC transporter permease PstA yields the protein MIRNPYIKEKIAFAVLFAATVIVVLPVILILFFIIQHGWNAISWEFLTQMPRKGMREGGIFPAIVGTLYLVLGTLLFALPLGVMSAIYLTEYAKDNWLTRLVKLAIINLAGVPSVVYGLFGLGIFVMFLKFGASILAGSLTLAIMVVPIIITTTREALDSVPQSFRQVSLSLGASKWDTIRHAVLPHAMPGILTGMILAVSRAAGETAPILFTVAAFYLPKLPHSVFDQVMALPYHLYVISTQVPNIKLEVRYGTALVLLMIVLTMNGVAIVLRAHFRKKKKW
- the pstC gene encoding phosphate ABC transporter permease subunit PstC, which gives rise to MLKRRWSAKRLKEAAIEKCIYLSGITSIVLVALIFIFLAKEGFAIFRTIGFGDFLLGSSWYPISTPAKFGILPLMAGSLLVTLGATLIAVPIGIASAVYISEVASGKIKEILKSGIELLAAIPSVVLGFIGMMTLVPWVKSTFHIPTGLTAFSGAVMLAFMATPTIVSIAEDALNAVPRRYKEAALALGSTRWQAIWRVVLPAASSGIVAAVMLGIGRVIGETMAVMMITGNAARIPDSIFQPVRTLTATIAAEMGETVRGSDHYFALFAIGIVLFIITFFINLIADLAVHHKAK